TTTTCGGGCCGGGAGGAGCTGTGCCAGAccagaccccgcaaagccgacccgtaaaaaacaTATTCAATGAACATCCTTTTTTACGGATCCATTATGCGGGGTCTGCAACTGCGGCcgtccgcgccggcccgcaaaggcGTTTTTCCACGAACTGCAAACACGTTTTGCGGGCCGgacggatgcggggtctgctagagttgctcttaggaaTTTTTTCCTATATGATTCAACCATATGAAACAAACAACtaacatagaaaaaaaattctaaggATTATAATTCGCCACTATCCATATGAAGATCCTTTTAATTAAAGTGGCCCTTACATATTTAGGGCTCTTTGATTCACATGATTGTAAAAATGTGGGAATAGAAAAACATAGAATTGGAATGTCATGCTCATCTTCATCCTATAGGATTTTGGTTTGTCTGACTGCATCATATAAAAAACAAAGGATTCTTTCAAAAAGTTTTGTGTACATGCTATTGATCCTATCAAAAGTAGTACAAAAAAATCCTTAGGAAAAATTTCAATATGATCCGATCATATAAATCAAACAACcaacataggaaaaattcctaaggatccTAATCCTCCAACATGCCTATAAAAaccctttgaatcaaaggagcccttatGATTAAAACAATTACAAAAGTTTATTCCACCAAAACACAACTATTTTAACGTCGGAACCCAAACCACAAATATCAAGCACAGAAACCAACCATCCAGACTTCATCAAAACATAAAAGTCCACAACAAAACACAAGGCTCAACACCACAGGCCCCACCGTCCAGCGAGGCATCAAAGGAAAGGACGGATGAGAGCGCTCCACACGCCGGAGAACATTCGTGGCCACTTTATTCTGGTTCTAGCTGCACCCCAGCACACTAGTCAAGCGATGCGATGTGACAGACTCAGAGACGCAATTTGCACAAGCAAGGGATGGGATAACAGCATAACAGCATACTTTGAGATTTGAGATCTCTCCAAAGCGAATTGTTCCCTTATAGtaatagaaaaagaaaagagaacgCGGGGGTCAGAAAGAGGAAAAAAGAACGAGCCGCCTGTCACGACCTTAGCCGCGTCCGTCCCCTCTCGAGTCCTCGCCCCCCCACCTCGCCGCTCCTCCCACCGCCGCTCCCCACACCTGCCCCTCCTTCCGCGCCGCCCCTCCGCCGCTCCTCCCGTGGCGCCGTCTCCCTGCCGCTCCCCACCCCGCCGTCCACTGTCCTGCCCCACGCCGCGCGGCCCTCACCCACCGCCGGCATCGATTGCGGCACGGCGGtgctccagcggcggcggcgacgacgcggtCGGGCGCTGCTGGTGACCACGGCTTCTTCGAGGCCCCGCGGTACGTTGCCCCTGCCCTGTGTTCGTAGCGAATCGAACAGAGAATTAGGGGCGAGCCCCGATCTGGATCGATCGATCGAGGCGAGGGTTACACGATGGTGTGGACCAATTGCGTAGGTAGCTATGGCCAGCAACGTCAACATGTGGCGGTAGCGTTTTGTTACCGGGAGATGCCTTGTTACATTGCATTTGTGAGAGTATTGTTCCACAATATGATTTTGCAGGAATCTCGAGAAGGATACATTCCAAGTGAGGAACCACCAGATTTTTAGCAGTTGGTACCTCTGACCTTCAATGGCGCAGCCTCCAGCTAAAAAGACGCTGTCGGTGTACCTGTACATCCCTAACATCATTGGTAAACCTCTGGATGATCGGCTGTTTACATATCAGTATATCACTGTGCTGTTGACCATATCCAGTGTCCAAATGCTATGTTAGAAGAATTATCATCACTAGCCGTTTATATAACTCCACAAGTCCACATTTAACTTGCTGGATGATTCTATTATGTCATTTGCAACTCGAGACACTATCACTGTGCCACCACTGGATTATTTGCCTCTTTAATCTAAGTTATTTGTATCTACAATAGATGTATCATATTTTCCTGCACTAGCTTCACCATTTTGCACTAAGTAGCATGGCACAGAAAAAATAGCAACCAAAAGGAAGCATGGAACAGATAATAGTAAAAACTCGATTACATAAAAAAGCATGCCACGGAATATTCGGAAGAGTGCAATGTTTTCACACATACAAATTGTTGCTGGCGTGTGGATTAAATGTGTATGTTTTAACATATGAGTACTGTTATTCTGCAGGATATTTCAGGATCATCATAAACTTCATTGCATTTGCTGAGTGCTATACCAACAGAACACTCTTTGCTATCCTGTACTTCTTCAGGCAAGCGTCATAAATTTATCTAAAATCAGTTGTGTTAATGATCTTATGCAATTACTTTGTCTCTATGATTCTAACACTTATGGAAAATACCAGCTTCTTCTGTGATGGCTTGGATGGTTGGTTTGCCAGGAGGTTCAATCAAGGTAACAAGTCACATACCTTTTATGTTCAAGCGTCGTAATGTAGTCTGTCCTTCTACAGCGAAGAGGGATTTGTGGCCTTTTCTGTATGTTGAAACTTTGCATTTATATGTCAGTGAACTTTGCAAAAGTAGATGGTAATTAATGATCACAGAAAAATCTGCTTATGTCCTTTTGAAAGAGATTTTTGTTCTTATTTAATTTCCCTGTATATATAACACAATAGGCAACTTTTTGAAACTATCTGACAACTTTATCCTATTGCATGTATCAGCATCAACATTTGGAGCTGTGTTGGACATGGTAACAGATAGGTACTCTTTGAATAAATCATTTAATGATGTATACGCCAGGTGTAAATATTCTGCAGCACGAACTAGTTTCATTTCTCATATTGATCTACTTCAGGGTTAGCACTGCTTGTTTGTTGGCGCTTCTCTCACAGTTTTACAGGTATACAAAATTAGAGCTCAAAGCACTTCGATCGTTGTATATTGAATCTTGATAGTTCATGCCACATTGTTCCTTGAAAGTGCTCTGTATACAATTTCTTTTCAGACCTGGCTTGGTTTTCATACTGTTACTTGGGTTGGACATCACAAGCCACTGGTTTCAAATGTACAGGTTAGTTTCTCTATCAATTTGTACAGCTCATGCCAGATTTCTCTTTTGTTCTCCTAGTAGGTACCTAATCCTGTATCTAAAGACACCAAAAGGAAGATAATAAATATAAACACCAACTATGCTAACTGTGCAAGTATTATGTGATGGTTTTATGGCGCATAGATTTTTTGCTCATTGTTCAAGAGCTTCGTTTGCTATATTTCGTTTTTTGTCTCTAGTTCAATTATGCATCAATTGCTAACCATCTTATGATATAAATTTCTCTACTAGTTCTTTCCTATCAGGTAAGACTAGCCACAAGGATGTGAAGCACACAGGCAATGGGCTTTTGAAGTTATATTATGGATATCGGCCGTTCATGGCGTTCTGTTGTGTTGCTTCTGAGGTAAATGGTTGTTCACACTTGAAACAGCTTGAATGATGAACACAAATCAAGGAATACAACATGAGCGCATTTTGGGATGTTATTTGGTTGAGTGAGCTGAGTAACACATGGGGCGTAGCATGGATAGGTGTGGGTTTTAACAGCTTGATACAGGACATTTGTGTGACGCCACCCCAATGAACAGGCCCATTGTGCATCTGCAGTTATGCCCATGGAACTGATTTAACAAACATTATATATCCATCCGGACTCCATATCTGCACATCGAACACCAATTATTCCATCTTCTCACATGCAAAATTTTCAACTTACAGGTTCTGTACATTATCCTGTTTCTCTATGCTGACGCGAAGTCCACAAGCTTGCTTAATGTAAGATAACATAATCTCTATAGCTGTCTTCTCTAATGAAGCAATTAGCATGCATGTTGCTTAGCATCTGGCATTCCTGTATGCTACAGACGTGCAGAGGTATTCTGAAGGAAAGTCCCCTCGTTGTCTTCATGTTCATTTCAACTCTAATTGGGTGGGCACTCAAACAAGTGATCAATGTCATCCAGGTATTGAACAACAACTTTAGTGGAACTAACTATTATTTGCACATGATCATATATGCAGAGCTGTTTTTTTTTTTGGCAATTAGGCTATAACACTCATGTGCTTGTGTTCTGTACTGGTCAAGTTTTAGGCACACTAGAACAATGTGTTACTCCACATGATTCTGAGAGTAACAATGATATCCTTTGATGCGACATTCATGTACATTTCCCGTTTGCAGATGAAAACAGCTGCAGATGCTTGTGTGGCGTACGATTCGAAAAGAGGCAAGTGAGCAAAAAGGACCATGTTTTAGTTTTCATTTGCGCGGGCATATTCAAGAAAAACATACCGTCAGGCGGGCTTGGTTGTAAGGCACATATGGTAgctccttgatgtatcttttaacaTGTCTCCGGTCCGAGGGTCGACATTCTGGGGGGAAAGCAGCATGTGGAAAGAAAAGGGTGAACTGCTTTTTTAACAAAAACACAGGGATCGACAAGCTCTGTATTGTGTATGTCTTTTCTACATGATGATTCGATATTTCTTTGCGTAGCAGCCTCGTGCTTTGGTTACTAGTACTAGGCCAGAAATGATGATGGTGCCGCCCTCCCGTTGTACTAGTGTACATGCCAACATTGACTTGGTTGTTTTCTTTGTGGTTTCGAATTTGCTTCATTCGCATAAGCTGCCTGGGAATTATTTTTCTTCATTCTGCATGTAAGTTTGGTTTGGAATTTTCTTTAGAAATCGTGTGTTTCGGACATGCCACGGTCCACTCAATGCATGCCTAGTTTCCATTTATTTGCAGAAAGTATCATTTGCACCAGAAGGGAAACAAAGCCCTGTCCAATGGGACTGTACACCTTCTGTGTGATGTCGTTCCGTTCAGGGGACGGAACAACGCAACAAATTTCACATGAATTTAATCGATTGCACTTGGCCTCGAAGATATCAAACGGATCGCTGTCACATGAAAGACGTGTAGAGAATTTGTGTCACGTCAAAAGTGCAGCACCGTGGAAATAGACATCACATTTACAAATTATTCGCAAGTCCACGCAGGTAGAAAACGCACGGCACACAACAAATTTCACACGAATTTTGGCCGCTTTTCGCCAAATAGGTCGAATCCGTCGAGAGCAGCACGGAGACCCGTTCGAATTTCCACGGTTCCCTCCACGAAAATTTACGAAACAAAGCTCTCCCGCCATCGAGTGGCGCTCTTGACCCACCTCCCCGCCGCCAGATCTCCATCCTGCGGTCGCCCCCATCCTCCCCTGCTCTGAAACGCCAAATCCCACCTGGCCACCTCCCCTGCACTCCCTCCATTCCCCCAAATCCCGATCCCCTAACCCTAGCCAGCCAGCATCGCCCGCCGCGCCGTCGCCATGGACTTCACGGCCCCCTCCTTCTCCCTCGGCCTCGACTTCGACGGCCCGGCCCCCGCCGACGCCGACGGCGGAGGCGACCCGCGAGGGTACGAGGCGCCCGACGCGCCGTCCTTCTCTCTGGGTCTCGATTTCGAGTgccacgacgacgacggcgacggcgacgagcctCGGATCCCCGCCGGAGGCCGCTCGGAGGAGCCGGCGCGGCGGTACGAGGCGCCTGACGCCCCCTGTTTCTCCCTCGGCCTCGGCTTCGACGACGGCGACAGGGGCGTCGGCGAGCCCCAGATCCCCGCTGGAGCCCGCCGGGAGGAGCGGCCGCGGCGTTACGAGGCGCCCGACGCGCCCT
This region of Triticum aestivum cultivar Chinese Spring chromosome 2D, IWGSC CS RefSeq v2.1, whole genome shotgun sequence genomic DNA includes:
- the LOC123054645 gene encoding probable CDP-diacylglycerol--inositol 3-phosphatidyltransferase 2, giving the protein MAQPPAKKTLSVYLYIPNIIGYFRIIINFIAFAECYTNRTLFAILYFFSFFCDGLDGWFARRFNQASTFGAVLDMVTDRVSTACLLALLSQFYRPGLVFILLLGLDITSHWFQMYSSFLSGKTSHKDVKHTGNGLLKLYYGYRPFMAFCCVASEVLYIILFLYADAKSTSLLNTCRGILKESPLVVFMFISTLIGWALKQVINVIQMKTAADACVAYDSKRGK